Proteins from one Salmo salar chromosome ssa07, Ssal_v3.1, whole genome shotgun sequence genomic window:
- the LOC106597972 gene encoding beta-1,3-galactosyl-O-glycosyl-glycoprotein beta-1,6-N-acetylglucosaminyltransferase 3-like, which translates to MASVRLSRSQRFFTNLSLILLGGSVSLLLWAALRHPPGSARSRLPALDLLPLDYAADLPACTAIIQGDLEGLERKQLSLLLKTMKKQQLLSEAFYHNVTQDCQRYVTEREFITVPLSQEEEEFPIAYSMVIHHKIEMFERLLRAVYTPQNVYCVHIDQKSSEDFRTAVRAIVSCLPNVFVASKLESVVYASWSRVQADLNCMEDLLKSPVQWRYLINTCGTDFPIKTNAEMVQALKLQNGRNSMESETTDDYKNSRWQFHHKITSNMVVKTNVRKSPPPISTPMFSGNAYFLVSRAFVRHVMKSQEVRLLLEWEKDTYSPDEHLWATLQRMPSVPGSNPPHIKYHESDMNAIARIVKWRSLEGDVRNGAPYPPCSGDYRRSICVYGAGDLRWLLKHHHLIANKFDPEVDDVAIRCLESYLRFKAAYRVSRRTVESDRILQKL; encoded by the coding sequence ATGGCGTCTGTTCGGTTGTCCAGGTCTCAGAGATTCTTCACGAACTTATCTCTGATCCTCCTGGGTGGATCCGTCTCTCTGCTCCTGTGGGCCGCTCTCAGACACCCGCCGGGCTCTGCCAGGAGTCGTCTCCCCGCTCTGGACCTCTTGCCCCTGGACTACGCTGCCGACCTGCCGGCCTGCACAGCCATCATCCAGGGAGACCTGGAGGGTCTGGAGAGGAAGCAGCTCAGCCTCCTGCTGAAGACTATGAAGAAACAGCAGCTGCTGTCAGAGGCGTTCTACCACAACGTGACTCAGGACTGTCAGAGGTACGTTACAGAAAGAGAGTTCATCACCGTTCCTCtcagtcaggaggaggaggagttccCCATCGCCTACTCCATGGTCATCCACCACAAGATTGAGATGTTTGAGCGGCTCCTACGTGCCGTGTACACTCCTCAGAACGTGTACTGCGTCCACATCGATCAGAAGTCATCCGAGGACTTCAGGACGGCAGTGAGGGCTATCGTGTCCTGTCTGCCTAATGTGTTTGTGGCCAGTAAGTTAGAGAGTGTGGTATACGCCTCCTGGTCCAGAGTGCAGGCTGATCTGAACTGTATGGAGGATCTCCTGAAGTCACCTGTCCAGTGGAGGtacctgatcaacacctgtggaACAGACTTCCCCATTAAGACCAACGCTGAGATGGTTCAGGCCCTCAAGCTGCAGAACGGGAGGAACAGCATGGAGTCAGAGACCACCGACGACTATAAAAACAGCAGATGGCAGTTTCACCACAAAATCACCAGCAACATGGTGGTCAAGACGAACGTTAGGAAGAGCCCTCCTCCAATCAGCACCCCCATGTTCTCTGGCAACGCCTACTTCCTGGTGTCCAGGGCCTTCGTCCGTCACGTGATGAAGTCTCAGGAGGTCCGGTTGCTGTTGGAGTGGGAGAAGGACACCTACAGTCCTGATGAACATCTGTGGGCCACTCTGCAGCGCATGCCCTCTGTGCCAGGATCTAACCCTCCCCACATCAAGTACCATGAATCAGACATGAACGCCATCGCTCGCATCGTGAAGTGGCGTTCCCTGGAAGGAGATGTGAGGAACGGAGCCCCATACCCACCCTGCTCGGGTGACTACAGGAGGTCCATTTGTGTCTACGGTGCTGGAGATCTCCGGTGGCTCCTAAAACATCACCACCTCATCGCTAACAAGTTTGACCCTGAGGTGGATGATGTGGCTATCAGGTGTCTGGAGTCGTACCTGCGCTTCAAAGCTGCATACCGTGTTTCACGAAGGACAGTGGAATCTGACAGGATCTTACAAAAACTATGA